A region from the Oceanidesulfovibrio marinus genome encodes:
- a CDS encoding PfkB family carbohydrate kinase, with product MPLNNHAQEVLARIEQERKGKRVVFVSGNFNIIHPGHLRLLSFAKDLGDILVIGVLSDSSPSAYIAESLRLEGVRALSIVDHAFLLYDTPSDLILELRPDFVIKGKEHEEAVNPEATALEKTGGQLLFTSGNVSLSANDLALNIASTLRPIIKPTDFMAHHSFNSDTLDTCLDRMHGLRVCVLGDIIVDEYVTCDPLGMSQEDPTIVVTPVCVDRFLGGAGIVAAHVAGLGAEVRLFSVLGHDDVADFARQALHKYDVKPDLQIDITRPTTLKQRFRCFQKTMLRVNHLRQHAISQELIQTFFRRVMSVLDEIDLLVFSDFNYGCLPPQLVNVLTEEARQRNIPVVGDSQSSSQMGDISRFRNTLLLTPTEREARLALHDFESGLVVLASNLIKKTGAKNVVITLGEAGVLIHTADQAETIKTDRLPAMNTTPSDTAGAGDSFYATASLALASGSDIWQASYLGSLAAALQVSRVGNTPLSLAELRSELLNEKYTI from the coding sequence ATGCCACTGAATAACCATGCGCAAGAGGTGCTTGCGCGAATAGAGCAGGAACGGAAAGGCAAGCGGGTGGTGTTTGTTTCCGGCAACTTCAATATCATACACCCTGGCCACCTGCGTCTGCTCAGCTTCGCAAAGGATCTTGGCGACATACTTGTCATCGGCGTACTCTCTGACAGCTCACCAAGTGCCTATATCGCCGAGTCCCTGCGCCTTGAAGGCGTTCGCGCTTTGAGCATAGTGGATCATGCATTCTTGTTGTATGACACGCCGTCAGATCTTATTCTTGAACTGCGCCCAGACTTTGTCATCAAAGGCAAGGAACATGAAGAAGCAGTGAATCCTGAAGCAACAGCCTTGGAGAAAACAGGAGGACAGCTGCTTTTCACGTCCGGAAATGTATCTTTATCAGCCAATGACCTTGCCCTGAATATCGCGAGCACGTTGCGCCCCATTATCAAGCCGACTGATTTTATGGCGCATCATTCATTCAATTCGGATACGCTTGATACATGTCTTGACCGGATGCACGGATTACGTGTCTGTGTGTTAGGGGACATCATAGTTGATGAATATGTAACCTGTGATCCCCTGGGAATGTCGCAGGAAGATCCGACCATTGTTGTAACGCCTGTATGTGTGGATCGCTTCCTGGGAGGAGCAGGCATAGTGGCGGCGCACGTGGCAGGTTTAGGCGCCGAGGTCCGTCTTTTTTCCGTGCTCGGCCACGATGACGTCGCCGATTTTGCTCGCCAGGCTCTCCATAAATACGATGTTAAGCCTGATCTTCAGATAGATATAACCCGCCCGACCACACTCAAGCAGCGTTTCCGCTGCTTCCAGAAGACAATGCTGCGGGTCAATCACCTGCGTCAGCATGCTATCAGTCAAGAGCTGATACAGACGTTCTTCCGCCGAGTTATGTCTGTTCTCGACGAGATCGATCTTCTGGTGTTCTCCGACTTCAACTATGGCTGCCTTCCGCCTCAGTTGGTCAACGTACTTACAGAAGAAGCGAGACAGCGTAACATTCCGGTGGTCGGAGACAGCCAGTCATCATCACAGATGGGAGACATCTCCAGGTTCCGCAACACATTGTTGCTGACCCCGACAGAAAGAGAAGCCCGTCTGGCTCTACATGACTTCGAATCCGGCCTGGTTGTGCTCGCATCGAATTTAATCAAAAAAACAGGCGCTAAGAATGTAGTTATCACCCTGGGTGAAGCAGGTGTTCTTATTCATACGGCCGATCAGGCTGAAACCATCAAGACCGATCGTCTCCCAGCCATGAACACGACACCAAGCGATACTGCAGGTGCCGGTGATTCTTTCTACGCTACAGCATCTTTGGCTCTCGCCTCTGGCTCGGATATCTGGCAAGCATCGTATTTGGGATCGCTTGCTGCGGCCTTGCAGGTAAGCCGCGTTGGCAACACGCCCCTTTCACTTGCTGAGCTGCGGAGCGAACTGCTCAACGAAAAATATACGATTTAG
- a CDS encoding zinc-binding dehydrogenase — protein sequence MILQTEIQDITFPLFKNTSMESIKHPRRMVAAILEQQRAPLVIDEVELPERLTCGQVLVRVLYSGICGSQLGEIDGVKGEDRYLPHLLGHEGVGEVLQVGEGVRFVHTGQRVVLHWRKGAGMEAVPATYKWRNKLLNAGWVTTFNQYAIVSENRLTPVYDDVDTEILPLLGCAVTTGFGVVTNNAKVSIGDSVVVFGAGGVGLNVVQGAALAGAYPIVAIDLYDNRLELAARLGATHCINGSSQDVMQAIQDIVGKSGADVCIDNTGNTKIISMAYSLTASQGRTVLVGVPHKNDDASIHTLPLHFGKTLTGSHGGESRPELDIPRYVKLLRAGKLQLRECITEVFALEEINTAIERMRSGELAGRCLINCYPDLG from the coding sequence TTGATTTTGCAAACTGAAATTCAGGACATCACCTTTCCACTCTTCAAAAATACATCTATGGAATCCATTAAACATCCCCGACGTATGGTTGCAGCCATTCTTGAACAACAACGCGCTCCGCTGGTAATCGACGAAGTCGAGCTCCCCGAACGCCTTACATGCGGACAAGTTCTTGTCCGGGTTTTGTATAGCGGAATATGTGGGTCACAACTGGGCGAGATAGACGGCGTCAAGGGCGAGGACAGGTACCTGCCGCATCTTCTGGGCCACGAAGGTGTCGGCGAGGTGCTGCAAGTCGGAGAAGGCGTGCGTTTTGTCCATACTGGGCAACGTGTGGTCTTGCACTGGCGCAAGGGAGCCGGCATGGAAGCCGTGCCAGCCACATACAAATGGCGCAATAAACTACTCAATGCCGGTTGGGTCACCACATTCAATCAGTACGCAATTGTATCTGAAAACCGCCTGACACCAGTTTACGACGATGTCGATACTGAAATTCTACCACTCTTGGGCTGCGCCGTTACAACAGGTTTCGGTGTTGTCACCAACAATGCCAAGGTGAGCATCGGTGATTCCGTTGTCGTTTTTGGTGCCGGCGGCGTTGGTCTGAATGTCGTCCAGGGCGCCGCGCTCGCCGGTGCATATCCCATTGTCGCCATTGATCTATATGACAACAGACTGGAGCTGGCGGCCAGGCTCGGGGCCACGCATTGCATCAATGGTTCTTCCCAGGATGTGATGCAGGCGATTCAGGATATCGTGGGCAAATCAGGCGCCGATGTGTGCATCGACAACACGGGAAATACAAAAATTATTTCGATGGCTTACTCTCTCACAGCTTCTCAAGGTCGAACGGTGCTCGTGGGGGTGCCCCATAAAAACGACGACGCATCAATCCACACCCTGCCGCTCCATTTCGGCAAAACCCTCACCGGCTCACACGGCGGTGAGAGCAGACCGGAGCTGGATATCCCCCGGTATGTGAAACTGTTACGCGCAGGAAAACTTCAGTTGCGCGAATGCATAACAGAAGTGTTTGCACTGGAAGAGATCAATACTGCTATCGAGCGCATGCGCTCCGGCGAGCTGGCCGGCCGTTGTCTCATCAACTGTTACCCTGACCTCGGTTGA
- a CDS encoding B12-binding domain-containing radical SAM protein, whose product MRLLLTTSYSGIGFNNAPPIGLYRLKNYLKTHGFSCDVLDLSLENASHWVQRVQNGEYKIVGMSVSHMHMEDDIKLLSQFRSANISDCFFIAGGQEATYNYKQWLDAGFDAAVLGYGEYPLLAIAQSIQKYGCADKKDLSRISGLAFYQDDEIHLVPAQPVSPEDFELLTFDNVLSTQIPYDAYWDQAKSRAKALNLRSNVFIPELARIYTSSHCPNHCGFCSSHRFLSFAQSSPAKPRMLDADKVFELVLHYANTYGAKGFLFSDDEFLVSRKRATDFCNLVIRAKQNGELAQGTMLNCQARVADFKNPHERQRVDSDFIKLLYAAGFHSISLGVESFSDRLRATPVMNKKGFSGDQVFNVIQEMIDAGITPQVNIILFIPDTTREEIMYNMQCGIKVMDMGCTIAVTTHLLSVPGAPCYNNADYPHELIEITSAITGKSIPVSKHFIPKDPFIARTADHYQQAFNAEQESFLKRNAWPFETVHKSMLGIISFIAIADLLGEGDQAMQWRKHLDTLAQELAIAV is encoded by the coding sequence ATGCGTTTATTGTTAACTACTTCATACTCAGGTATAGGATTCAACAACGCTCCTCCGATTGGCCTGTATCGTCTGAAGAATTACCTCAAGACACATGGCTTTTCATGTGATGTATTGGATCTATCCCTTGAAAATGCGTCACACTGGGTTCAACGCGTCCAGAATGGCGAATATAAGATTGTCGGCATGAGCGTTTCGCATATGCACATGGAAGACGACATAAAACTGCTCAGCCAGTTCCGCTCCGCCAACATATCCGACTGTTTCTTTATTGCCGGTGGGCAAGAAGCTACATATAACTACAAGCAGTGGCTGGATGCTGGATTTGATGCCGCGGTGCTTGGCTACGGCGAATACCCGCTCCTGGCCATCGCTCAAAGCATCCAGAAATATGGCTGTGCAGACAAGAAAGATTTGTCTCGGATATCTGGACTCGCATTTTATCAGGATGATGAGATACACCTCGTGCCGGCACAACCAGTTTCTCCTGAAGATTTCGAATTGTTGACGTTTGATAATGTTCTTTCAACTCAAATCCCTTATGATGCATATTGGGATCAAGCTAAATCCAGAGCAAAAGCTCTTAATCTGCGTTCAAATGTATTCATCCCAGAACTAGCTCGCATTTATACTTCGAGCCATTGCCCTAACCATTGCGGATTCTGTAGTTCTCATCGCTTCCTCAGCTTCGCGCAATCCAGTCCGGCCAAGCCAAGAATGCTTGATGCGGATAAGGTCTTTGAGCTTGTTCTGCATTACGCCAACACCTATGGTGCTAAGGGATTCCTTTTCAGTGATGACGAGTTTCTTGTTTCGCGCAAGCGTGCAACGGATTTCTGTAATCTCGTGATCCGTGCCAAACAAAACGGTGAATTAGCGCAAGGTACCATGTTAAACTGCCAGGCCCGTGTTGCAGATTTCAAAAATCCACATGAAAGACAGAGAGTGGATTCCGACTTCATCAAACTCCTGTATGCTGCCGGTTTTCACAGTATTAGCCTTGGGGTAGAATCTTTTTCCGACAGACTCCGCGCTACGCCAGTCATGAACAAAAAGGGTTTCTCTGGAGATCAGGTCTTTAATGTGATACAAGAAATGATCGATGCCGGGATAACGCCACAAGTCAACATCATTCTTTTCATTCCGGACACGACACGAGAAGAAATTATGTACAACATGCAATGTGGCATCAAGGTTATGGATATGGGATGCACAATTGCCGTAACGACTCACCTCCTTAGCGTTCCCGGGGCTCCTTGTTATAATAATGCAGATTATCCCCATGAACTCATCGAAATCACAAGCGCAATCACTGGTAAATCAATTCCTGTTTCCAAGCATTTCATCCCAAAGGATCCATTTATTGCCCGCACTGCAGATCACTACCAGCAAGCATTTAATGCCGAACAAGAATCATTCTTGAAAAGAAATGCATGGCCTTTTGAGACCGTGCACAAATCCATGCTTGGGATAATATCATTTATTGCGATAGCTGATCTCTTGGGGGAGGGAGATCAGGCTATGCAATGGCGGAAACATCTCGATACGTTGGCACAAGAACTGGCAATAGCTGTATAG
- a CDS encoding FkbM family methyltransferase, translated as MAETVARECADCGIEALGIYDDALDCQGTIVAGHVVQPSSALEAVPRETPVILATHRLLNLTRRLRGMGFAHAWPFPLLHIVWPEHFSAHPFYEDLHADLLRNTHKIFELRSMLADEASRDTLDAVTGFRLTLDVEILAPALRPQAYFPEDIFALGHDETYCDGGAYSGDTITDFLARTDNQYTRIVAFEPSSGSYADLAAKFSTMSNIRCVQACLHHTDTQLLFNCSNNRDSCIAPDSGEACDALCIDNLPEAAELSLIKLNIEGAEEDALRGCVCDAVQPCAKAVHRGISPPPRHMAVAGTRTRIAARLLVVSSAA; from the coding sequence ATGGCCGAAACAGTTGCCCGCGAATGCGCTGATTGCGGCATTGAAGCACTTGGTATTTATGACGATGCGCTAGACTGCCAGGGAACAATTGTGGCTGGCCATGTGGTGCAACCGTCGAGCGCTTTGGAAGCAGTGCCGCGCGAAACGCCTGTTATCCTTGCCACCCACCGGTTGTTGAATCTCACCCGGCGCTTGCGCGGTATGGGGTTCGCGCATGCATGGCCCTTTCCGTTGCTGCACATCGTATGGCCGGAGCACTTCAGCGCGCATCCCTTTTACGAAGACCTGCATGCCGATCTGTTGCGCAACACCCACAAGATCTTCGAGTTGCGCTCCATGCTGGCAGACGAGGCGTCTCGCGACACACTGGATGCAGTCACCGGGTTCCGTCTTACGCTTGATGTCGAGATCCTGGCTCCTGCGCTGCGTCCCCAGGCGTACTTCCCCGAAGATATCTTCGCCCTGGGCCATGACGAGACTTACTGCGACGGCGGCGCATACTCCGGCGACACCATTACCGACTTTCTCGCGCGTACGGACAACCAGTACACGCGAATCGTCGCATTCGAACCATCTTCCGGTAGCTATGCGGATCTGGCGGCAAAATTTTCCACAATGTCGAATATTCGTTGCGTCCAAGCATGCCTGCATCATACAGATACGCAACTGCTATTCAACTGCAGTAACAATCGAGATTCATGCATTGCACCGGATTCCGGCGAGGCATGCGACGCCTTATGTATAGACAATCTTCCCGAGGCAGCCGAGCTCAGTCTCATCAAGCTCAACATTGAAGGTGCGGAGGAAGACGCCCTGCGGGGGTGCGTCTGTGACGCTGTCCAACCATGCGCCAAAGCTGTCCATCGCGGCATATCACCGCCCCCGCGACATATGGCTGTTGCCGGAACTCGTACGCGAATTGCAGCCCGGCTACTCGTTGTATCTTCGGCAGCATGA
- a CDS encoding methyltransferase domain-containing protein: protein MKLSVISSAAQIGQDVRIHDFANIYGACAIGSGSVIGAFVEIQPGAVIGKGVKVSSHTFICDGVTIDDEAFIGHGVMFTNDKSPRSVFDDGTPVTAATTKVVPTRVCRRAAIGSGSTILCGITIGVGALVGAGSVVTKDVPPHAVVAGNPARVVNTSSFPETRSTMSMPEGLQQPHNQILFDEYNEYGPVQLGPYSSYTWRHDPRHLLFTLARYKFGAKLLQGCESVLEIGCGDAVGSPILLQTVKRLHGVDLEPAIIADDIRRNEYGDRLSFEAVDLTKASPAGMYDAAVSMDVIEHIPAQEEDAFLHNIASCLNPHAICIIGTPNVTSQQYASENSRAGHINLKDHDSLSASLHKYFHNIFVFSMNDEVVHTGYKPMAHYLMAVATGKK, encoded by the coding sequence ATGAAGCTGTCCGTGATCTCTTCTGCTGCGCAGATCGGGCAGGATGTCCGCATCCACGATTTCGCCAACATCTACGGCGCCTGTGCAATCGGATCGGGCTCCGTTATCGGGGCCTTTGTGGAGATCCAACCCGGGGCCGTCATCGGCAAGGGCGTCAAAGTCTCCAGCCACACCTTTATCTGCGATGGCGTCACTATAGACGATGAAGCGTTCATCGGCCACGGCGTCATGTTCACCAACGATAAGTCTCCACGCTCCGTATTTGATGACGGCACCCCTGTTACCGCTGCGACGACGAAAGTCGTACCGACCCGAGTTTGCCGCCGCGCAGCCATTGGCAGCGGTTCCACTATCCTGTGCGGCATCACTATTGGCGTGGGCGCACTGGTAGGCGCCGGCAGCGTGGTGACGAAAGATGTTCCGCCCCACGCCGTTGTCGCCGGCAACCCGGCCCGAGTCGTCAATACTTCATCCTTTCCCGAAACGAGGTCTACCATGTCCATGCCTGAGGGGCTGCAACAACCCCACAACCAAATTTTGTTCGATGAATACAACGAGTATGGTCCTGTGCAACTGGGGCCTTACTCCAGCTATACCTGGCGGCACGACCCACGCCATCTGCTTTTCACCCTTGCCCGCTACAAGTTTGGCGCGAAGCTGTTGCAGGGATGCGAATCCGTGCTGGAGATCGGATGCGGAGACGCTGTAGGTTCACCCATACTGCTCCAGACTGTAAAACGGCTCCACGGTGTTGACCTTGAGCCCGCTATCATTGCGGACGATATTCGTCGCAACGAGTACGGCGACAGGTTGAGCTTCGAAGCCGTGGACCTGACCAAGGCATCACCTGCAGGTATGTACGACGCCGCAGTATCTATGGATGTAATTGAGCACATCCCGGCGCAAGAGGAAGACGCGTTTCTTCATAACATAGCTTCGTGCTTAAATCCGCACGCAATATGCATCATAGGCACACCAAACGTGACAAGCCAACAGTACGCCAGTGAAAACAGCCGCGCCGGACATATCAATCTCAAGGATCACGATTCGCTCTCTGCATCGCTCCATAAATATTTTCATAATATCTTTGTCTTTTCCATGAATGATGAAGTAGTGCACACCGGCTACAAACCCATGGCCCATTATCTAATGGCTGTTGCAACCGGTAAAAAGTAA
- a CDS encoding DegT/DnrJ/EryC1/StrS family aminotransferase — MNNTNAPGQLAIHGGTPVRTTPFPGRRLFGEDELEAVTNVFRHAWDTGRDFGYQGPFEDEYVADFCAMQGGGFADAVSSGTSAVLIALAALELPGGSEIICSPVTDPGGLTPALWLGLHPIIADAAPGGFNVDAERIAQVLTPRTKALLLTHAGGIPIDMEPVAALAREHDLCIVEDCSQAHGARVNATPVGCFSDIAAFSTMFSKNHASGGCGGLVYTQDKQRYDTVRAFSDRGKPFARQDFDPKNPAHFLFPALNLNQDELSCAIGRSTLRRLPQTILRRRAIIEQVREQIDASSVLRILRPARHLEDSPFFMTVCVDTDKITCSKLEFARAVQAEGIPINPDYRYVVSEWPWLAPHCATPPSTPHAVSFRESSFNILFNERFSDNDAKDIATALLKVEAAMAGPRS; from the coding sequence ATGAACAACACGAACGCACCAGGACAACTCGCCATCCATGGCGGAACGCCTGTCCGGACAACACCGTTTCCGGGCAGAAGGCTTTTCGGCGAGGACGAGCTTGAGGCTGTGACCAACGTGTTCCGGCACGCCTGGGATACGGGCCGTGATTTCGGCTACCAGGGGCCTTTTGAAGATGAGTACGTGGCCGACTTCTGCGCCATGCAGGGCGGCGGTTTTGCGGACGCCGTTTCCTCCGGCACCAGCGCCGTGCTCATAGCCCTGGCCGCCCTGGAGCTGCCCGGCGGCAGTGAGATCATATGCTCACCGGTCACAGACCCTGGCGGGCTCACGCCTGCATTGTGGCTCGGTCTGCACCCGATCATAGCGGACGCCGCCCCTGGCGGCTTCAATGTCGATGCCGAGCGTATCGCCCAGGTTCTCACACCGCGCACAAAAGCGCTGCTGCTGACGCATGCCGGCGGCATTCCCATAGATATGGAGCCTGTCGCCGCCCTGGCCCGAGAGCACGACCTGTGCATCGTAGAGGATTGCTCCCAGGCGCATGGCGCGCGGGTGAACGCAACTCCGGTGGGCTGCTTTTCGGATATCGCCGCATTCTCCACCATGTTTTCCAAGAACCACGCCTCCGGCGGGTGCGGCGGCCTGGTCTACACACAGGACAAGCAGCGCTACGACACGGTCCGGGCCTTTTCCGACCGCGGTAAGCCCTTTGCCCGCCAGGACTTCGACCCCAAGAATCCAGCGCATTTCCTGTTCCCGGCACTGAATCTGAACCAGGACGAGTTGTCCTGCGCCATCGGCCGGAGCACCCTGCGACGCCTGCCGCAAACCATACTGCGGCGGCGTGCGATAATCGAGCAGGTCCGCGAGCAGATCGACGCCTCGTCCGTGCTGCGCATCCTGCGACCGGCCAGGCATCTGGAGGACTCACCGTTCTTCATGACGGTCTGCGTGGATACGGACAAAATCACCTGCTCCAAGCTGGAATTCGCCCGCGCCGTGCAGGCCGAGGGCATCCCGATCAATCCCGACTATCGGTACGTGGTTTCTGAATGGCCCTGGCTGGCCCCGCATTGCGCCACGCCACCCAGCACGCCGCATGCGGTTTCGTTTCGCGAGAGTTCTTTTAATATTCTATTCAATGAGCGCTTTTCAGACAACGACGCCAAAGACATCGCAACGGCTCTGCTCAAAGTGGAAGCCGCCATGGCAGGACCAAGATCATGA
- a CDS encoding class I SAM-dependent methyltransferase produces MIPFTCPEHGGSLAVRPSPGGEPALSCPSGCTYPLVKGIPRFVPESNYTDAFGLQWKTFRRTQLDSVTGCPITRTRLTRLLGGSIDVEGQNILEAGCGAGRFTEILLEEGGLVHAVDMSCAVEANHENCGTHANHRVCQADIRNLPFQEESFDLVFCVGVVQHTPDPEETMAALCRQVRPGGRLVMDHYTHGYPVTASRRIIREKLLQMPPEFSLSFCEMLVNILWPVHVMLWHNRKIPGFGALYKQFLAHSPLVDYHSSYGELSPEILQSWALLDTHDTVTDRYKHLRSADEIAATLAAHGMVDIETQLAGNGVEARARRPE; encoded by the coding sequence ATGATTCCTTTTACATGTCCCGAGCATGGCGGAAGCCTGGCGGTGCGGCCCAGCCCCGGTGGAGAGCCAGCGCTCTCCTGCCCTTCCGGATGCACTTATCCACTCGTCAAGGGTATTCCCCGCTTTGTGCCGGAATCCAACTACACGGATGCATTCGGTCTGCAGTGGAAGACCTTCCGGCGCACCCAGCTGGACTCGGTGACGGGCTGCCCCATCACCAGAACCAGGCTGACGCGGCTCCTCGGCGGCTCCATCGATGTTGAAGGGCAGAACATCCTGGAAGCAGGATGCGGGGCCGGGCGGTTCACGGAGATTCTCCTGGAAGAAGGCGGCCTGGTCCACGCCGTGGACATGTCCTGCGCGGTGGAGGCCAACCATGAAAACTGCGGCACGCATGCGAACCATCGCGTATGCCAGGCCGACATCCGCAATCTCCCGTTCCAGGAAGAGTCGTTCGATCTGGTCTTTTGCGTGGGGGTTGTGCAGCACACCCCGGACCCGGAGGAAACCATGGCCGCCCTTTGCCGCCAGGTACGCCCCGGAGGCCGGCTGGTGATGGACCACTACACCCACGGCTACCCCGTTACCGCGTCCCGCAGAATCATACGGGAAAAGCTCCTGCAAATGCCGCCGGAGTTCAGCCTTTCCTTCTGCGAGATGTTGGTGAACATTCTGTGGCCTGTGCATGTGATGCTTTGGCACAACAGGAAGATCCCTGGATTCGGCGCGCTGTACAAGCAGTTTCTGGCGCACTCGCCCCTTGTGGACTACCACAGCTCATATGGTGAGCTTTCTCCTGAGATATTGCAGAGCTGGGCGCTTCTGGACACGCACGACACGGTGACGGACCGCTACAAGCACCTGCGCAGCGCCGATGAAATCGCTGCGACACTGGCAGCCCACGGCATGGTGGACATTGAGACCCAGCTCGCCGGCAACGGTGTGGAAGCACGCGCCAGACGGCCCGAGTAA
- a CDS encoding class I SAM-dependent methyltransferase, with amino-acid sequence MSYIDFLTPLHTSTKRDYLKRMMEYPKAETITVAKRYDHEYWDGDRRFGYGGYKYDGRWRVVAEAMAEQYNLKPGQKVLDVGCGKAFLLYELTQVVPGLEVAGMDISSYAIENAKEEVRPMLQVADATKLPYEDNSFDFVISLNVLHNLYCQDLDKALREIERVGKKNKYIVVESYRNEQEKVNLMCWVLTGECFFTPEEWEWWFQQTGYTGDHSFIYFE; translated from the coding sequence ATGAGCTATATAGATTTTCTCACCCCACTGCACACCAGCACCAAGCGCGACTACCTGAAACGGATGATGGAGTATCCCAAGGCGGAGACTATCACTGTCGCCAAGCGGTATGACCACGAGTACTGGGACGGCGACAGGCGGTTCGGCTATGGCGGCTACAAGTACGACGGCCGTTGGCGCGTTGTGGCGGAGGCCATGGCCGAGCAGTACAACCTCAAACCCGGCCAGAAGGTTCTGGATGTGGGCTGCGGCAAAGCATTTCTGCTGTACGAGCTCACCCAGGTTGTCCCCGGGCTGGAGGTCGCGGGCATGGATATCTCCTCGTACGCAATAGAAAACGCCAAGGAGGAGGTCCGCCCCATGCTGCAGGTGGCGGACGCCACCAAGCTCCCCTACGAGGACAACAGCTTCGACTTCGTCATATCGCTCAACGTGCTGCACAATCTCTACTGCCAGGACCTGGACAAGGCGCTACGCGAGATCGAACGCGTCGGGAAGAAAAACAAGTACATCGTGGTGGAGTCCTACAGGAACGAACAGGAAAAAGTGAACCTGATGTGCTGGGTTCTTACCGGCGAGTGCTTCTTCACCCCCGAGGAATGGGAATGGTGGTTCCAGCAGACCGGTTACACCGGCGACCACTCCTTCATCTACTTTGAATAG
- a CDS encoding aminoglycoside phosphotransferase family protein → MTACDHMPKSGCGSHGVCSALPDAIAEAAIGLVQSTGYGAPTSVKQLTGGGNNRIYRIHAGTEALVLKHYFRHQVDQRDRLGNEYAFLSFCTDRGITCIPRPVGMDAQAGIALYTYVTGEPCAALQDNPPDKALGQEIAEAAAFLAKLHDASHHPEAAALAPASEACLKPTDHFECVDRRLQVLEEALSAPLSESMANACEFVRNVLRPAWNTQRESALAHIQDEEPARRTLSPSDFGFHNALRTAYGLVFLDFEYAGWDDPAKTLCDFVCHPAHHLPFSFQSNALLALAEAVTTDTSEKTVLLERTLHLLPVHVLKWCCIMLNDFKPTDNARRHFAMGGDPEARRAKQLAKVRAYFSASLPRLATLSDSIRSQI, encoded by the coding sequence GTGACTGCGTGTGACCATATGCCCAAAAGCGGCTGTGGCTCTCACGGTGTCTGCAGCGCACTGCCGGATGCTATCGCCGAGGCGGCGATCGGTCTTGTTCAAAGCACCGGCTATGGCGCGCCGACATCCGTCAAACAACTGACAGGCGGCGGCAACAACCGGATCTACCGCATCCATGCCGGCACAGAGGCTCTGGTCCTCAAGCACTATTTCCGCCATCAGGTGGATCAACGCGACCGGCTCGGCAACGAGTACGCCTTCCTCTCCTTCTGCACGGACCGGGGCATCACATGCATCCCTCGCCCTGTGGGCATGGATGCGCAGGCCGGAATCGCACTGTACACCTACGTCACAGGCGAACCGTGCGCGGCTCTTCAGGACAACCCGCCGGACAAGGCGCTCGGCCAAGAAATAGCCGAGGCCGCGGCGTTTCTGGCCAAGCTGCATGACGCATCGCACCATCCTGAAGCTGCCGCTCTGGCGCCGGCATCCGAAGCGTGCCTGAAGCCGACCGACCATTTCGAGTGCGTGGATCGGCGGTTGCAGGTTCTTGAGGAGGCGCTGAGCGCCCCTTTGTCCGAGTCCATGGCGAACGCATGCGAGTTTGTTCGTAACGTGCTGCGTCCTGCCTGGAACACGCAGCGGGAATCGGCTCTGGCGCACATTCAGGACGAGGAACCCGCCCGCCGCACCCTGTCCCCATCCGACTTCGGTTTCCATAACGCCCTGCGCACCGCCTACGGCCTGGTGTTTCTCGATTTCGAGTACGCGGGCTGGGACGACCCTGCCAAAACCTTGTGCGATTTCGTGTGCCACCCGGCGCATCATCTGCCGTTTTCCTTTCAAAGCAACGCCTTGCTTGCATTGGCCGAGGCTGTAACCACGGATACTTCCGAAAAAACAGTATTATTGGAACGGACTCTGCATTTGTTGCCAGTGCATGTGCTCAAGTGGTGCTGCATCATGCTCAATGATTTCAAACCCACAGATAATGCGCGGCGGCATTTCGCCATGGGCGGCGACCCGGAAGCCCGCCGTGCAAAACAGCTGGCCAAGGTACGGGCGTACTTCAGCGCCTCCCTGCCCCGGCTGGCCACCCTCAGCGACTCGATCCGGAGCCAGATATGA